The proteins below are encoded in one region of Nitrospirota bacterium:
- a CDS encoding glycogen/starch/alpha-glucan phosphorylase — protein sequence MKYVKEEQQRIEKLESTVKNYIEHHLGKDCERSHTFDFYIGLAYAMRDRLIEAWLATQRSYYNTKAKRVYYLSLEFLVGRTLGNSMVNLGTEDECSQAMEALGCKMEDIRESEWDAGLGNGGLGRLAACFLDSFATLGIPAYGYGIRYEYGLFYQKINDGYQIETPDNWLRYGNPWEIARHGHFFSVHFHGRVNQHVDQHGILRNEWVETEEVMAMACDTPIPGYRNDNVINMRLWTAKSSRDFDLHFFNGGNYIHAVENKAKSESISKVLYPSDHIMEGRLLRLKQQYFFVSATFQDIIRRYKKEDLCFDNFTNRVAVQLNDTHPAIAIPELMRILLDIEGLPWEKAWDITVGTFGYTNHTVMPEALEKWPVSMFENLLPRHLQIIYEINRRFLEEINWRFPGDFEKRKRMSLIEEGDQQLIRMANLAIVGSHSVNGVSKLHSEILKDQIFKDFYDMFPERFNNKTNGITPRRWLRKANPLLSGLITEHIGDKWVADLDELKKLAPLSEDREFRERWMDVKTENKERLAEYILQKNNVSVNAGSMFDVQVKRIHEYKRQLLNVLHVVTLYNRIRRGTGEGHTPRTVIFSGKAAPSYWMAKLVIKLVHSVANVVNHNKDVRDKLKVVFLSNYNVSLAERIIPAADLSEQISTAGTEASGTGNMKLSLNGALTIGTLDGANIEIMEEVGRDNIFIFGLTPQEVTGLNSAGYNPYSYYEKNQELKEVLDMIGSGYFSPENAGLFKPVVDSILYGDTYMVLADYESYVRCQESVGKLYADKHEWARKSILNVANMGRFSSDRTIKEYAKEIWGIDTENMKSLR from the coding sequence ATGAAATACGTTAAAGAAGAACAACAGCGGATCGAGAAGTTAGAGTCAACGGTCAAGAACTATATAGAGCACCATCTCGGAAAGGACTGCGAGCGGTCTCATACTTTTGACTTTTATATCGGGCTTGCCTATGCCATGCGTGACAGGCTTATAGAGGCATGGCTTGCTACGCAGAGGTCTTATTACAATACGAAGGCCAAGCGGGTCTATTACCTTTCTCTTGAATTCCTTGTCGGCAGGACGCTTGGCAACAGTATGGTCAACCTTGGGACTGAAGACGAATGCAGTCAGGCCATGGAAGCGCTGGGCTGCAAGATGGAGGACATAAGGGAGTCGGAGTGGGACGCGGGGCTCGGCAACGGAGGCCTGGGCCGTCTTGCAGCATGTTTCCTTGATTCCTTTGCCACGTTGGGAATCCCTGCTTACGGGTATGGAATAAGATATGAATACGGGCTCTTTTACCAGAAGATCAATGACGGGTATCAGATTGAAACCCCTGACAACTGGCTGAGGTACGGCAATCCGTGGGAAATCGCAAGGCACGGTCATTTTTTCTCAGTCCATTTTCATGGAAGGGTAAACCAGCATGTGGACCAGCATGGAATATTGAGGAATGAATGGGTCGAAACCGAAGAGGTCATGGCAATGGCATGTGATACTCCTATCCCCGGCTACAGGAACGACAATGTAATCAATATGAGACTCTGGACCGCAAAGTCTTCAAGGGATTTCGATCTGCACTTTTTTAATGGCGGCAATTATATCCACGCAGTTGAGAACAAGGCAAAGTCGGAAAGCATTTCAAAAGTGCTTTATCCCTCAGACCACATTATGGAAGGAAGGCTCCTGAGGCTGAAGCAGCAGTATTTCTTTGTCTCCGCGACCTTTCAGGACATTATCAGGAGGTATAAAAAAGAAGACCTTTGTTTTGATAATTTCACAAACAGAGTGGCTGTGCAGCTCAATGACACCCATCCTGCCATCGCAATCCCGGAACTTATGAGGATCTTGCTGGATATCGAAGGTCTTCCCTGGGAAAAGGCATGGGACATTACAGTCGGAACATTCGGGTATACGAATCACACCGTCATGCCGGAGGCCCTTGAAAAATGGCCGGTCTCAATGTTTGAAAACCTGCTGCCGAGGCACTTGCAGATAATCTATGAGATCAACAGGCGGTTCCTTGAAGAGATAAACTGGCGGTTCCCGGGAGATTTTGAAAAGAGGAAACGAATGTCGCTTATTGAAGAGGGAGATCAACAACTGATAAGGATGGCAAATCTTGCGATCGTCGGAAGCCACTCTGTCAACGGCGTTTCAAAACTCCATTCCGAGATACTCAAAGATCAAATATTCAAAGATTTTTATGACATGTTCCCTGAGAGATTCAACAATAAGACAAACGGCATTACACCGCGAAGGTGGCTCAGGAAGGCAAACCCTCTCTTGTCAGGCCTTATCACGGAACATATAGGAGATAAATGGGTTGCCGATCTTGATGAGTTGAAAAAACTTGCTCCACTTTCTGAAGACAGAGAATTCAGGGAAAGATGGATGGACGTCAAGACGGAAAATAAAGAACGTCTCGCGGAATACATTTTACAAAAGAACAATGTAAGCGTTAACGCAGGCTCCATGTTTGACGTCCAGGTCAAGAGGATACATGAATACAAAAGACAGCTTTTGAATGTCCTGCATGTCGTGACCCTCTATAACAGGATAAGACGCGGCACAGGTGAAGGACATACGCCCCGCACGGTGATATTTTCCGGAAAGGCCGCCCCGTCATACTGGATGGCGAAGCTTGTGATCAAACTGGTCCATTCAGTGGCAAATGTTGTTAACCACAACAAAGATGTGAGAGACAAACTAAAGGTGGTTTTCCTCAGTAATTATAATGTCTCTCTGGCGGAAAGAATAATACCTGCTGCTGACCTGTCAGAGCAGATCTCAACCGCGGGAACAGAAGCCTCCGGCACAGGCAACATGAAGCTGTCATTGAACGGAGCGCTGACAATAGGCACGCTTGACGGCGCGAATATCGAGATAATGGAAGAGGTGGGCAGGGACAACATATTTATCTTCGGGCTTACCCCGCAGGAAGTCACGGGGTTGAATAGCGCTGGTTATAATCCTTACAGCTATTATGAGAAGAACCAGGAATTGAAAGAGGTTTTAGACATGATAGGCAGCGGATATTTTTCACCGGAAAACGCCGGGCTCTTCAAACCTGTTGTTGACTCCATCCTCTATGGCGACACATATATGGTCCTCGCCGATTACGAATCCTATGTCCGCTGTCAGGAAAGCGTCGGCAAGCTCTATGCCGACAAACATGAATGGGCCAGAAAGTCGATCCTGAATGTCGCAAATATGGGAAGGTTCTCCAGCGACCGCACCATAAAGGAATATGCAAAAGAGATATGGGGGATAGACACGGAGAATATGAAGTCCCTCAGATAA
- a CDS encoding TetR/AcrR family transcriptional regulator — protein sequence MGVIEKRARHKEEFRREILDSAREIFISDGYDGFSMRKLAGKIDYSPTTIYLYFKNKDELLFAICEEFFARFLAKLNRIRSVSQRPVETLRQAVIYFMNFGLKNPDQYKLIFFTKSVYGTREELVEKESMARNTYFVFKDIVQDCINAGKLRKTEVDVIVDILTIASHGVIAKNIYCENFLKDRIEIVAHTLVDVLLRGLRK from the coding sequence ATGGGAGTCATAGAAAAGCGGGCCAGGCACAAAGAGGAGTTTCGAAGGGAAATTCTCGATTCAGCCCGCGAGATATTTATCAGTGACGGGTACGACGGGTTTTCAATGCGGAAACTTGCCGGGAAAATAGACTATTCTCCGACCACCATCTATCTCTATTTTAAGAACAAGGACGAATTGCTCTTTGCCATATGTGAAGAGTTCTTTGCCAGGTTTCTCGCTAAACTGAATCGTATCCGGTCTGTTTCTCAGAGACCTGTCGAGACCCTTCGGCAAGCCGTTATTTATTTCATGAATTTCGGGCTTAAGAACCCTGATCAATACAAGCTGATCTTTTTTACGAAGAGCGTTTACGGAACACGGGAGGAATTAGTTGAAAAGGAATCTATGGCGCGAAACACCTACTTCGTATTCAAAGATATAGTGCAGGACTGCATCAACGCCGGGAAACTGCGGAAGACGGAAGTGGATGTGATAGTGGATATATTGACAATAGCATCTCACGGTGTTATAGCGAAGAATATATATTGCGAAAATTTTCTGAAAGATAGAATCGAAATTGTCGCGCATACTCTGGTGGACGTGTTGCTGCGTGGATTACGGAAGTAG
- a CDS encoding efflux RND transporter periplasmic adaptor subunit, whose amino-acid sequence MNKQTGSRAGRIAIAGMLAGYLVVAGCGKQSEVSKAAPPPPEVGVIAVQPQRVALTTELAGRTSAFLIAEVRPQVGGIIQKRLFTEGSDVKAGDVLYQIDPAYYQSAYNSAKAALARAEANLIPLRLKAGRYQDLVKINAVSQQDYDDASAALKQAEADIESGKAAVETARINLAYTKVIAPISGRIGRSSVTDGALVTASQSAALATIQQLSPMYVDVTQSSSELLRLKQNFASGLLKSNGADQAKVRLLLEDGSAYPLQGILKFSEVTVDQSTGSVMLRAIFPNPNQTLLPGMFVRAIMEEGISENAILVPQRGVTRNPNGSAMVMVVGSEEKVEPRTIKVIRTVDDNWLVSEGLKAGDRVILEGLQKARPGTPVKAVAFGSNANGTPAGAPKTAGSK is encoded by the coding sequence ATGAATAAACAAACCGGGAGCAGGGCCGGAAGAATTGCTATTGCCGGGATGCTTGCCGGATATCTTGTTGTGGCCGGCTGCGGAAAACAGAGCGAGGTCTCAAAGGCGGCGCCGCCGCCTCCCGAAGTGGGAGTCATTGCGGTACAACCGCAGCGCGTGGCGCTTACCACGGAGCTTGCCGGTCGCACCTCTGCCTTTCTCATTGCAGAAGTAAGACCGCAGGTAGGGGGCATTATTCAGAAACGCCTGTTTACAGAAGGCTCAGACGTCAAGGCAGGGGACGTGCTCTACCAGATCGATCCGGCCTACTACCAGTCAGCCTATAACAGCGCAAAGGCGGCGCTGGCCAGAGCTGAAGCCAATCTTATTCCGCTCCGGCTTAAGGCCGGGCGCTATCAGGACCTTGTGAAGATCAATGCGGTCAGCCAGCAGGACTACGACGATGCAAGCGCGGCGCTTAAACAGGCTGAGGCCGACATAGAGTCCGGCAAGGCAGCGGTCGAGACTGCCCGGATAAACCTGGCGTATACAAAAGTAATTGCTCCCATCTCCGGACGGATCGGCAGATCATCAGTCACTGACGGCGCTCTCGTGACCGCCAGTCAGTCTGCTGCGCTTGCCACCATTCAACAGCTCAGCCCCATGTATGTGGATGTCACACAGTCAAGCTCCGAGTTGCTGCGTCTCAAGCAGAACTTCGCAAGCGGCCTTCTGAAAAGCAACGGCGCGGACCAGGCAAAGGTGAGGCTTCTGCTGGAGGACGGCAGCGCCTATCCATTGCAGGGCATACTGAAGTTTTCTGAAGTCACAGTGGACCAGAGCACGGGCTCCGTCATGCTTCGGGCGATCTTTCCGAATCCAAACCAAACACTTCTTCCGGGCATGTTTGTCCGCGCTATCATGGAGGAAGGTATCAGCGAGAATGCAATCCTTGTTCCTCAGCGCGGGGTAACTCGTAACCCGAATGGGAGCGCCATGGTAATGGTGGTTGGAAGCGAAGAGAAGGTGGAACCCAGGACCATCAAGGTCATACGGACCGTAGACGACAACTGGCTGGTCAGCGAAGGACTGAAAGCAGGCGACCGGGTCATTCTGGAAGGACTGCAAAAGGCGCGACCGGGAACGCCGGTCAAGGCCGTGGCGTTCGGAAGCAATGCGAATGGAACTCCTGCTGGCGCTCCGAAAACAGCCGGAAGCAAATAA